A segment of the Cricetulus griseus strain 17A/GY chromosome 6, alternate assembly CriGri-PICRH-1.0, whole genome shotgun sequence genome:
ATTATAAAATGGAAGTGACTGCCTTCTCAATATGAGGATGAATCACTTCCAAATTTGTGAGTTAACCAAAATGCAAGAAAATAAATCACTTAGATGATAACACATGGTCCTACTTTTGGAAAATTAACTTTTTCAATGCTGCAATCACCTCCTTGTTCCTAAGGCTGTATATCAGAGGATTGAACATGGGAGTAACAATCGTGTAGAACAGGGAGAGCAGTTTGTCAGTTCCTGGAGAATGCATGGACTTTGGCCTTAAATAGGTAATGGTACCAGACccataaaacaaaaccaccaccagcAAATGAGAAGAGCATGTTGAGAAGGCTTTTGCTCGCCCTTTGGCTGTTGGCAACCTCAGGATGGTGGCGATGATTTTACTGTAGGATGTAAGCACCAGTATAAAAGGCAGTGCTGCCACCACCATAACAACCACATAGACAGACAGTTCATGCCCTAAAGTGTCCCCACATGCCAGCTTGAGAATGGGTGGTATATCACAGAAGAAGTGGTCTATTTTATTAGAATTGCAGAATTTCACAGAGAATATCCAACAGGTTTGCCCAATCTGGATTGGGATGCCAATGAGCCAGGAGCCTGTGGCCAGCTGAGTGCATTTTCTGGGGTTCATGACCAGAGGATAGTGCAGAGggttgcagatggccacatagcgatcATAGGACATCACAGCCAAGAGAAAACACTCATTAGTTCCCAACATAAGAAAGAAGCACATCTGCACAGCACAAGCCAGCACAGAGATGTTTCTATCCCGTGTCCAAATGTTGAACAGAATTCTTGGGACAGTAACTGATACATAACAGATTTCCAGGGAAGAAAAATTTGCAAGGAAAAAGTACATGGGTTTCTGCAGTGTAGGGTCAAGTCTAGTTATTAGTATTATGAGGCAATTACCAATGAGGATAATCATGTAAATGATGGAGAACAATGCAGACAGAATCCCTTGGAGTTTGGGAAGATCCTCGAATCCCAGGAGGACAAATTGCATTACTGTGGAAATGTTGGTTTCTGCTACATACTCCTCATGTTTCATTTGTGGGAGTGATTTAGTCAGTCTGAGCCATGTCCAACTTAACTTTGATTCATTTTCTACAATCCAAGAATAGCGTtcattcttcatttctcccttctctataAGAATTTGTTACTATTAATAAGTGTCTTTTCAAAAATCGTATTTCATTCTTCTTgagaaattacattaaaattgttctcataaaaattcttttattcatAGTGTTCATTTAAAATCACTATTATTTGTAATCTGAAATATGTTCAACACAGGTTCCTTGAATTTATGCTCATTATTCAAATATGTTTCCAGTGAATCTCAGCTTGTGTTTATTTTACAACCAAATATATCATTTTCAACTAAAATTATTCagtgataaataaaatatctatacATCTAGTTTTATtagttcttaaaaattaatagtaaGGAAGAGAGtacaataaaatacttaaatgCCAATGTAAAATCTGCAAAATCagctttcaaattatttttagattttacaGTGAGTAGTGATAATGGCTGAGGTGTTATAAGGCTCAGCAGTAACTCTAAGGGAAAGTTGCACACTCAAATTACATGTTTACTTACTTCATGAAGATTGCCACCTGCTACTCGCATTTGTGACTGTCTCAAATCTCTCATAATTCATTAATTACTGCTAATATAATTCAATGCATTCATTGTTTTCcactctgtgttgttttgttgaaAAATCATCTTTCATGGTAggattatatattttcatttccttatatCCAAACCTATATGATAAGGGTAATAAATAGTATTATCCAGGCTTAATGTGTGCTAAAAACATTTGACAAATGTAGTTTAGTACCTTATTGGAAAATAATTGTTAAGTCTAAGTGCCTGCTTACAGTGTATCCCTAAGGTGTACGATGTGGCTTCTGCTAGAATTCAGAACCTCTCATAGCTATTGACAGTTTTGAAATTTGTGTCTGTGATTATTAAATGTGTAGGAGTTTGGAagaatgattttatttcctttatctctttCAGAAACAATATTCCTATTATTATTTTGGTAAGAACATTATTGTGACTTATTATCTTATAAATGATATGAAGAGAAAATGGACTAATTCACTGCAAGAGAGTCACATAGATAATCATTTGCTAAGAAAAGTAAGTCTAGGAAGTGATCTAGATTCAAGCATCAATCAGAAGTTAAATAAGTGTTTATTGTGCTATTGCACTTACAATACTGTAAGAAAATAGTTCC
Coding sequences within it:
- the LOC100750869 gene encoding olfactory receptor 10AG1-like — encoded protein: MKHEEYVAETNISTVMQFVLLGFEDLPKLQGILSALFSIIYMIILIGNCLIILITRLDPTLQKPMYFFLANFSSLEICYVSVTVPRILFNIWTRDRNISVLACAVQMCFFLMLGTNECFLLAVMSYDRYVAICNPLHYPLVMNPRKCTQLATGSWLIGIPIQIGQTCWIFSVKFCNSNKIDHFFCDIPPILKLACGDTLGHELSVYVVVMVVAALPFILVLTSYSKIIATILRLPTAKGRAKAFSTCSSHLLVVVLFYGSGTITYLRPKSMHSPGTDKLLSLFYTIVTPMFNPLIYSLRNKEVIAALKKLIFQK